Proteins from one Halovivax limisalsi genomic window:
- a CDS encoding SPFH domain-containing protein, with protein MDALVPATTGSAMLLGIGALVLLVVVVTLWQSVRFVDAYDREALTVFGEYRKLLEPGLNVIPPFVSRTYRFDMRTQTIDVPQQEAITRDNSPVTADAVVYIRVMDAKRAFLEVDDYMPAVSNLAQTTLRAVLGDMELDDTLSRREMINARIREELDEPTDEWGIRVESVEVREVTPSPDVKRAMEQQTSAERTRRAMILEAQGERRSAVERAEGDKQSNIIRAQGEKQSQILEAQGDAISTVLRAKSAESMGERAIVDKGMETLSEIGQGESTTFVLPQELTSLVGRYGKHLTGSDVAEGDGTLESLDFDEETRELIGLDDIAEIIGEIDAEAAVDVEAMEQEAQAIKEGQDLGATDGPEVPESSDSSDSA; from the coding sequence ATGGACGCTCTCGTTCCGGCGACGACCGGCTCGGCGATGCTCCTCGGTATCGGCGCGCTGGTCCTCCTCGTTGTCGTCGTCACGCTCTGGCAGTCGGTCAGGTTCGTCGACGCTTACGACCGCGAGGCGCTGACGGTCTTCGGCGAGTACCGCAAACTCCTGGAACCGGGGTTGAACGTCATCCCGCCGTTCGTCTCGCGCACCTACCGCTTCGACATGCGGACCCAGACGATCGACGTCCCCCAACAGGAGGCGATCACGCGGGACAACTCGCCGGTGACGGCCGACGCGGTGGTCTACATCCGGGTCATGGACGCCAAACGGGCCTTCCTGGAGGTCGACGACTACATGCCCGCGGTTTCGAACCTCGCCCAGACGACGCTGCGGGCCGTCCTCGGCGACATGGAACTCGACGACACGCTGAGCCGGCGCGAGATGATCAACGCCCGCATCCGCGAGGAACTCGACGAACCGACCGACGAGTGGGGGATCCGCGTCGAGAGCGTCGAGGTCCGCGAGGTCACCCCCTCGCCGGACGTCAAGCGAGCCATGGAGCAACAGACCTCCGCCGAGCGAACCCGCCGCGCGATGATCCTCGAAGCGCAGGGTGAACGTCGCAGCGCGGTCGAGCGAGCCGAGGGTGACAAACAGAGCAATATCATTCGCGCACAGGGTGAGAAACAGAGCCAGATCCTCGAAGCGCAGGGTGACGCCATCTCGACCGTCCTCCGGGCCAAATCCGCCGAATCGATGGGCGAGCGCGCCATCGTCGACAAGGGGATGGAGACGCTTTCCGAGATCGGCCAGGGCGAGTCGACGACGTTCGTCCTCCCGCAGGAACTGACCTCCCTCGTCGGACGCTACGGCAAGCACCTCACCGGCAGCGACGTCGCCGAGGGCGACGGCACGCTCGAGAGTCTCGACTTCGACGAGGAGACCCGCGAACTGATCGGCCTCGACGACATCGCCGAGATCATCGGCGAGATCGACGCGGAGGCCGCAGTGGACGTCGAGGCGATGGAACAAGAGGCCCAGGCGATCAAGGAGGGCCAGGATCTCGGCGCGACCGACGGCCCCGAAGTGCCGGAATCGAGCGATTCTTCCGACTCGGCCTGA
- a CDS encoding universal stress protein — translation MYDAILVGLDDSEEAERALEEAISLAEPMGATVHVATVVETGASPMRFGIAEVEELNEAAEALVDDVVDAYDGQDVDIRGAVRRGTPSDALAAYADEIGADCIVVGQRGAEGVAGAILGSTADRLARTAEVPVTIVPNE, via the coding sequence ATGTACGACGCGATACTCGTCGGCCTCGACGACAGCGAGGAAGCCGAACGCGCACTCGAGGAGGCCATCTCGCTGGCCGAGCCGATGGGAGCGACCGTCCACGTGGCGACGGTCGTCGAGACGGGCGCCAGCCCGATGCGGTTCGGAATCGCGGAGGTCGAGGAACTGAACGAGGCTGCCGAGGCGCTCGTCGACGACGTGGTCGACGCGTACGACGGCCAGGACGTCGACATCCGCGGCGCCGTGCGCCGGGGAACGCCGTCCGATGCACTCGCCGCGTACGCCGACGAGATCGGCGCCGATTGCATCGTCGTCGGGCAGCGCGGGGCCGAGGGCGTCGCCGGCGCCATCCTCGGAAGCACCGCGGACCGGCTGGCGCGAACGGCCGAGGTGCCCGTGACGATCGTGCCGAACGAGTGA
- a CDS encoding DUF5995 family protein: protein MTVQLPDQSVPRLVLDRSVLRRLRHTVGRETAAYRVDVEPDPARRALLGAPFESIDDVRRRLNRLESHFLERDDRRAVFATIYAEMTDRTVRAIDAGAFRDAAWMERYLVRFAEYYRRALRNYDRGAFGDVPDPWVVAFGTALGGDALVMQDAFLGINAHVNYDLALTLSAVGIDPRREEKYADHNEINELLRRLVSVLQEVLAERYAPGLEQLGEDLGTLDDVATTLGIAAGRERAWRVAAIRTAAEWAPIDRLTTWLLSRTATGTAFLLLEPPIPPSAMETLRSIEAGEVDVGSFAAEFHDRVDLDWN, encoded by the coding sequence GTGACCGTTCAACTCCCCGATCAGTCGGTCCCCCGGCTGGTGCTCGATCGATCCGTCCTCCGGCGGCTCCGGCACACGGTCGGTCGAGAGACCGCGGCGTACCGCGTCGACGTCGAACCCGACCCGGCTCGGAGAGCGCTGCTCGGGGCGCCGTTCGAGTCGATCGACGACGTGCGCCGACGACTGAACCGGCTCGAATCGCACTTTCTGGAACGCGACGATCGGCGGGCCGTGTTCGCGACGATCTACGCGGAGATGACCGACCGGACCGTCCGGGCCATCGACGCGGGCGCGTTTCGCGACGCCGCGTGGATGGAACGGTACCTCGTCCGCTTCGCCGAGTACTATCGACGGGCACTGCGGAACTACGACCGCGGGGCGTTCGGGGACGTCCCCGATCCGTGGGTCGTCGCGTTCGGAACGGCGCTCGGCGGGGACGCGCTCGTCATGCAGGATGCGTTTCTCGGGATCAACGCCCACGTCAACTACGACCTCGCGTTGACGCTTTCGGCCGTCGGTATCGACCCGCGACGCGAGGAAAAGTACGCCGATCACAACGAGATCAACGAGCTCCTCCGTCGCCTGGTTTCGGTCCTGCAGGAGGTGCTGGCCGAGCGGTACGCGCCCGGCCTCGAACAACTCGGCGAGGACCTCGGCACACTCGACGACGTGGCCACGACGCTCGGGATCGCCGCGGGACGAGAGCGCGCCTGGCGCGTCGCCGCGATCCGGACCGCCGCAGAGTGGGCGCCGATCGACCGGTTGACGACCTGGCTCCTGAGCCGAACGGCGACGGGAACGGCGTTTTTGCTGCTCGAACCGCCGATCCCGCCGTCGGCGATGGAAACGCTCCGGTCGATCGAGGCCGGCGAGGTCGACGTCGGCTCGTTCGCCGCGGAATTTCACGATCGCGTCGACCTCGACTGGAACTGA
- the uvrA gene encoding excinuclease ABC subunit UvrA — MTAEYIEVRGAEEHNLNDLDVSIPRESLTVVTGLSGSGKSSLAFETIYAEGQRRYIESLSAYARNFLGQMDKPQVETVEGLSPAISIDQKNAANNPRSTVGTVTELHDYLRLLYARVGTPHCPECGREVGEQSAQNMVERIFELPEGTRLKLAAPVVRDQKGAFEDLFDQLVSEGYARVEVDGEEHDLTLDRPALDENYDHTIDVIVDRVKVGPEDRPRIVDSVETALDEADGVLKLILPDPPADAAEYLGEEARRTGDLGTTTGDADGTDAESEDGVDDADDRLVVEFSQELACTHCGIDIPEIETRSFSFNSPHGACPECEGLGETKEIDEDLVIQDPSKPLKHVFEPWSYNRSYYQTRLDAVADHFDVSLSTPFEDLDPEVRDAFLHGTSEQVLFQRSTSSGSRRKRKRFEGVIPNLERRYLETDSDSTREHIEDFMSATACPACDGTRLKPASRAVLVDGTAITEINAMSIGDALAHFESMEADLTERERTIAEEILKEIRARLGFMVEVGLEYLTLDREASTLSGGESQRIRLATQIGAGLVGVLYVLDEPSIGLHQRDNDRLLNTLEELRDLGNTLIVVEHDEETMRRADTIVDMGPGPGKRGGEVVVNGPLEDVKASEESITGDYLSGRKQIPVPETRREADGHLTIRGARQHNLDDLDVDLPLGCFTAITGVSGSGKSTLMHDILYKGLAREMNNNTSVVPGEHDAIEGIDEIETVRLIDQSPIGRTPRSNPATYTNVFDHVRELFAQTSLAKQRGYEVGRFSFNVKGGRCEECGGQGTVKIEMNFLSDVYVPCEACGGERYNDATLDVTYKGKTISDVLDMSVEEAYDFFESSSQIRRRLQLLKDVGLDYMRLGQPSTTLSGGEAQRIKLAEELGKKDTGNTLYLLDEPTTGLHSADERKLIDVLHRLTDNDNTIVVIEHELDLVKNADHIVDLGPEGGEHGGELVATGTPEEVAKNDESYTGQYLRDLLPDVDLDGPRGQRVEPVTAPATDD; from the coding sequence ATGACCGCCGAGTACATCGAGGTCCGCGGTGCCGAAGAGCACAACCTGAACGACCTCGACGTCTCGATCCCCCGGGAGTCCCTGACCGTCGTCACCGGCCTCTCGGGCTCGGGTAAGTCCTCGCTCGCCTTCGAGACCATCTACGCCGAGGGCCAGCGACGCTACATCGAGAGCCTCTCCGCCTACGCCCGGAACTTCCTGGGCCAGATGGACAAGCCCCAGGTCGAGACCGTCGAGGGCCTCTCGCCCGCCATCTCGATCGACCAGAAGAACGCCGCGAACAACCCGCGCTCGACAGTGGGGACCGTCACCGAACTGCACGACTACCTCCGGCTGCTCTACGCCCGCGTCGGGACGCCCCACTGCCCCGAGTGCGGCCGCGAGGTCGGCGAGCAGAGCGCCCAGAACATGGTCGAGCGGATCTTCGAACTCCCCGAGGGCACCCGCCTCAAACTCGCCGCGCCCGTCGTTCGCGACCAGAAGGGCGCCTTCGAGGACCTGTTCGACCAGCTCGTCTCGGAGGGCTACGCGCGCGTCGAGGTCGACGGCGAGGAGCACGACCTCACGCTCGACCGGCCGGCGTTAGACGAGAACTACGACCACACGATCGACGTGATCGTCGACCGGGTGAAAGTGGGGCCCGAGGACCGCCCGCGCATCGTCGACAGCGTCGAGACGGCCCTGGACGAGGCCGACGGCGTCCTCAAGCTGATCCTGCCCGATCCGCCCGCAGACGCGGCGGAGTACCTCGGCGAGGAAGCCCGCCGGACGGGCGACCTCGGCACGACGACCGGCGACGCCGACGGCACCGACGCCGAGAGCGAGGACGGCGTCGACGACGCCGACGACCGACTCGTCGTCGAGTTCTCCCAGGAATTGGCCTGCACGCACTGCGGGATCGACATCCCGGAGATCGAGACGCGCAGTTTCTCCTTCAACTCGCCCCACGGCGCCTGCCCGGAGTGTGAGGGCCTCGGCGAGACCAAGGAGATCGACGAGGACCTCGTCATCCAGGACCCCTCGAAGCCGCTCAAGCACGTCTTCGAACCCTGGAGCTACAACCGGTCGTACTACCAGACGCGCCTGGACGCCGTCGCCGACCACTTCGACGTCTCGCTGTCGACGCCGTTCGAGGACCTGGACCCGGAGGTTCGGGACGCCTTCCTCCACGGGACGAGCGAGCAAGTGCTCTTCCAGCGCTCGACGAGCAGCGGGAGCCGCCGGAAGCGAAAGCGCTTCGAGGGCGTCATCCCCAACCTGGAGCGACGGTACCTCGAGACGGACTCGGACTCGACGCGCGAGCACATCGAGGACTTCATGTCCGCGACGGCCTGTCCCGCCTGCGACGGCACGCGCCTGAAACCCGCCTCGCGCGCGGTCCTCGTCGACGGCACGGCGATCACCGAGATCAACGCGATGAGCATCGGCGACGCGCTGGCGCACTTCGAGTCGATGGAGGCCGACCTCACCGAGCGCGAGCGAACGATCGCCGAGGAGATCCTCAAGGAGATCCGCGCGCGCCTGGGGTTCATGGTCGAAGTGGGGCTGGAGTACCTCACGCTCGACCGCGAGGCCTCGACGCTGTCGGGCGGCGAGAGCCAGCGCATCCGGCTGGCGACCCAGATCGGCGCCGGCCTCGTCGGCGTGCTGTACGTCCTCGACGAACCCTCGATCGGGCTCCACCAGCGCGACAACGACCGGCTGTTGAACACCCTGGAGGAGCTTCGCGACCTCGGGAACACCCTCATCGTCGTCGAACACGACGAGGAGACGATGCGCCGGGCGGACACGATCGTCGACATGGGCCCCGGTCCAGGCAAGCGCGGCGGCGAGGTCGTCGTCAACGGGCCCCTCGAAGACGTGAAAGCCAGCGAGGAGTCGATCACGGGTGACTACCTCTCCGGGCGCAAACAGATTCCCGTCCCCGAGACGCGCCGCGAGGCCGACGGGCACCTCACGATCCGGGGCGCCCGTCAGCACAACCTGGACGACCTCGACGTCGATCTGCCGCTGGGCTGCTTCACCGCGATCACCGGCGTCTCGGGGTCGGGCAAGTCGACGCTGATGCACGACATCCTCTACAAGGGGCTGGCCCGCGAGATGAACAACAACACGAGCGTCGTCCCCGGCGAGCACGACGCGATCGAGGGGATCGACGAGATCGAGACGGTCCGCCTGATCGACCAGTCGCCGATCGGCCGAACCCCGCGCTCGAATCCGGCGACCTACACGAACGTCTTCGACCACGTCCGCGAGCTATTCGCCCAGACCTCGCTCGCGAAGCAGCGGGGCTACGAGGTCGGACGCTTCTCCTTCAACGTCAAGGGCGGGCGCTGCGAGGAGTGCGGCGGCCAGGGCACCGTCAAGATCGAGATGAACTTTCTCTCGGACGTCTACGTCCCCTGCGAGGCCTGCGGCGGCGAGCGCTACAACGACGCCACGCTCGACGTCACCTACAAGGGCAAGACGATCTCGGACGTGCTGGACATGAGCGTCGAGGAGGCCTACGACTTCTTCGAGTCCTCGAGCCAGATCCGCCGACGCCTCCAGCTGCTGAAGGACGTCGGCCTCGACTACATGCGCCTCGGCCAGCCCTCGACCACGCTCTCGGGCGGCGAGGCCCAGCGCATCAAACTCGCGGAGGAGCTCGGGAAGAAGGACACCGGCAACACGCTCTACCTGCTCGACGAGCCCACGACGGGGCTGCACTCGGCGGACGAGCGCAAACTGATCGACGTGCTCCACCGCCTGACCGACAACGACAACACCATCGTCGTCATCGAGCACGAACTCGACCTCGTGAAGAACGCCGACCACATCGTCGACCTCGGCCCCGAGGGCGGCGAGCACGGCGGCGAACTCGTCGCGACGGGCACGCCCGAGGAAGTGGCGAAGAACGACGAGTCCTACACCGGCCAGTACCTCAGAGATCTCCTGCCGGACGTGGACCTGGACGGGCCGCGCGGCCAGCGCGTCGAACCGGTGACAGCGCCCGCGACGGACGACTAA